From the genome of Bombyx mori chromosome 16, ASM3026992v2, one region includes:
- the LOC100101222 gene encoding AMP-activated protein kinase (The RefSeq protein has 1 substitution compared to this genomic sequence), giving the protein MAEKPDKPVPASANCQPIVKIGHYTLGTTLGVGTFGKVKIGEHQLTKHKVAIKILNRQKIKSLDVVGKIRREIQNLKLFRHPHIIKLYQVISTPTDIFMIMEYVSGGELFDYIVKRGKLQEHEARRFFQQIISGVDYCHRHMIVHRDLKPENLLLDHNMHVKIADFGLSNMMMDGEFLRTSCGSPNYAAPEVISGKLYAGPEVDVWSCGVILYALLCGTLPFDDEHVPTLFRKIKSGIFPIPEYLNKSVVSLLCMMLQVDPMKRATIEDVKKHDWFLKDLPEYLFPSPVEQDSSVIDTEAIAEVCDKFGVKEHEVHNALLSGDPHDQLAIAYHLIIDNKRIADEAAKAEIKDFYVASNSPPAVTETNRPHPERIAPLRDSTVPPPQDKARGTPVKRAKWHLGIRSQSKPNDIMLEVFRAMKALDYEWKVINPYHVRVRTLNKMTEKYVKMSLQLYQVDYKSYLLDFKSLSGEREESDEEGGSVTPVPPPPPPPPSPHPHGHHTMEFFEMCAALIIQLAR; this is encoded by the exons ATGGCAGAGAAGCCTGATAAACCAGTTCCAGCAAGCGCGAACTGCCAGCCAATTGTAAAAATAGGGCACTACACACTCGGGACGACCCTAGGAGTAGGTACATTTGGAAAAGTTAAAATAGGAGAGCACCAACTAACCAAGCACAAAGTTGCTATTAAAATCCTCAACAGACAGAAGATTAAATCTCTAGATGTCGTGGGAAAGATAAGACGTGAGATCCAAAACCTCAAGTTGTTCAGACATCCGCATATCATCAAGCTATATCAG GTGATATCAACTCCAACTGATATATTTATGATTATGGAATATGTTTCTGGAGGAGAACTCTTTGATTACATTGTAAAGCGAGGAAAGCTCCAAGAACATGAAGCACGAAGGTTCTTTCAACAAATTATATCCGGTGTAGATTATTGTCACAGGCATATGATTGTACATAGAGACTTGAAGCCAGAGAATCTGTTGTTAGATCACAATATGCATGTGAAAATAGCAGACTTTGGACTGTCTAACATGATGATGGATGGAGAGTTTCTGAGGACTTCTTGTGGATCACCAAACTATGCAGCGCCTgag GTAATATCAGGCAAATTGTATGCAGGTCCTGAAGTGGATGTATGGTCTTGTGGTGTTATTCTCTATGCACTCTTATGTGGTACTCTACCATTTGACGATGAACACGTCCCAACATTATTCAGAAAAATAAAGTCTGGAATATTCCCGATCCCCGAGTACTTAAACAAAAGTGTTGTTAGTTTATTGTGTATGATGCTCCAAGTGGACCCAATGAAGAGGGCCACTATAGAAGATGTAAAGAAACACGATTGGTTCCTGAAAGATCTGCCTGAGTATCTATTTCCGTCGCCTGTGGAACAG GATAGCAGTGTAATAGACACAGAAGCGATTGCCGAGGTGTGCGACAAGTTTGGTGTTAAAGAGCATGAGGTACACAACGCTCTGCTCAGCGGAGATCCGCACGACCAACTGGCGATAGCCTATCATCTCATCATAGACAACAAGAGGATCGCTGATGAAGCTGCTAAAGCTGAAATCAAAGACTTTTATGTGGCca GCAACTCTCCGCCCGCTGTCACTGAGACTAACCGTCCTCACCCGGAACGTATCGCTCCGCTGCGCGACTCCACCGCGCCTCCGCCGCAAGACAAAGCAAGAGGCACCCCTGTCAAACG AGCGAAATGGCACTTGGGTATAAGGTCACAGAGCAAACCCAACGACATAATGCTGGAAGTGTTCCGCGCTATGAAAGCCCTTGACTACGAGTGGAAGGTCATCAACCCGTACCACGTAag AGTACGAACCTTAAACAAAATGACCGAGAAATACGTAAAGATGTCGCTACAGCTGTACCAAGTGGACTACAAGTCGTACCTGCTGGACTTTAAGTCTTTGTCGGGCGAACGAGAGGAGTCCGACGAGGAGGGCGGGTCGGTGACCCCGGTgccgccgcccccgcccccaCCGCCCTCCCCGCACCCCCACGGGCACCACACCATGGAGTTCTTCGAGATGTGCGCCGCGCTCATCATACAACTGGCCCGGTAA
- the LOC101746902 gene encoding zinc finger protein 135 isoform X2 has product MDKCGECLIPAEQLFETGKDGVYACFKCQPLVPEVSIGESSTEQHNTSQSTNDEKNAQLQNHLRHHRAERRFVCAFCNKAFSQSNNLRAHLRIHTNERPFKCSECGKAFTQLTNLNNHVRLHTGERPFVCPEPGCDKAYAQVTNLNQHRKRHLSGRPVESTYDCTVCGESFQQRNQMYTHRREVHGELKSPMRVANQRRACTLCDMTFPNERLLLQHAAQHLAPHLAPHPAPHRGADDVDDNKCLYPCVFSSCSARLPSPRAHTEHLLAAHQLRVLAAHDARPPRRGRPPKMLKEDPLDLKDNTQFHEVTIIKHSQRQLPKLKVQSLFQ; this is encoded by the exons ATGGATAAATGTGGAGAATGTTTGATACCGGCTGAG CAATTATTCGAGACGGGCAAAGATGGAGTTTATGCATGTTTCAAATGTCAACCCTTAGTACCTGAAGTGTCCATTGGAGAAAGCAGTACAGAACAACACAATACATCACAGTCCACAAATGATGAG AAGAATGCACAGTTGCAGAACCACTTACGTCACCATCGTGCCGAGAGACGATTCGTCTGTGCCTTCTGTAATAAAG CGTTTTCCCAGTCAAATAATTTGAGGGCGCATCTTCGTATCCACACAAATGAGAGGCCGTTCAAATGTAGCGAATGCGGGAAGGCTTTTACACAG TTAACAAATCTGAATAACCACGTGAGACTTCACACCGGCGAGCGTCCCTTCGTGTGTCCCGAGCCTGGCTGCGATAAAGCGTACGCACAG GTGACGAACTTGAACCAGCATCGGAAACGTCACTTGAGCGGGCGGCCCGTGGAGTCCACGTACGACTGCACCGTGTGCGGCGAGTCCTTCCAGCAACGGAATCAGATGTACACTCACAG ACGTGAAGTTCACGGGGAATTGAAGAGTCCGATGCGCGTCGCCAATCAGCGGCGAGCTTGCACGCTGTGCGACATGACGTTCCCCAACGAGCGCCTGCTGCTGCAGCACGCGGCGCAGCACCTCGCCCCGCACCTCGCCCCGCACCCCGCCCCGCACCGCGGCGCCGACGACGTCGATGACAACA AGTGCCTCTACCCGTGCGTGTTCTCGTCGTGCTCGGCGCGCCTGCCCTCCCCGCGCGCGCACACCGAGCACCTGCTGGCCGCGCACCAGCTGCGCGTGCTCGCCGCGCACGACGCGCGCCCGCCGCGCCGGGGACGCCCGCCCAAG ATGTTGAAAGAAGACCCCTTGGACCTGAAAGACAACACCCAATTTCACGAG GTGACGATAATCAAACATTCGCAGCGGCAGTTGCCCAAACTGAAAGTGCAGAGTTTATTCCAATGA
- the LOC101746902 gene encoding zinc finger protein 135 isoform X3 → MDKCGECLIPAEQLFETGKDGVYACFKCQPLVPEVSIGESSTEQHNTSQSTNDENAQLQNHLRHHRAERRFVCAFCNKAFSQSNNLRAHLRIHTNERPFKCSECGKAFTQLTNLNNHVRLHTGERPFVCPEPGCDKAYAQVTNLNQHRKRHLSGRPVESTYDCTVCGESFQQRNQMYTHRREVHGELKSPMRVANQRRACTLCDMTFPNERLLLQHAAQHLAPHLAPHPAPHRGADDVDDNKCLYPCVFSSCSARLPSPRAHTEHLLAAHQLRVLAAHDARPPRRGRPPKMLKEDPLDLKDNTQFHEVTIIKHSQRQLPKLKVQSLFQ, encoded by the exons ATGGATAAATGTGGAGAATGTTTGATACCGGCTGAG CAATTATTCGAGACGGGCAAAGATGGAGTTTATGCATGTTTCAAATGTCAACCCTTAGTACCTGAAGTGTCCATTGGAGAAAGCAGTACAGAACAACACAATACATCACAGTCCACAAATGATGAG AATGCACAGTTGCAGAACCACTTACGTCACCATCGTGCCGAGAGACGATTCGTCTGTGCCTTCTGTAATAAAG CGTTTTCCCAGTCAAATAATTTGAGGGCGCATCTTCGTATCCACACAAATGAGAGGCCGTTCAAATGTAGCGAATGCGGGAAGGCTTTTACACAG TTAACAAATCTGAATAACCACGTGAGACTTCACACCGGCGAGCGTCCCTTCGTGTGTCCCGAGCCTGGCTGCGATAAAGCGTACGCACAG GTGACGAACTTGAACCAGCATCGGAAACGTCACTTGAGCGGGCGGCCCGTGGAGTCCACGTACGACTGCACCGTGTGCGGCGAGTCCTTCCAGCAACGGAATCAGATGTACACTCACAG ACGTGAAGTTCACGGGGAATTGAAGAGTCCGATGCGCGTCGCCAATCAGCGGCGAGCTTGCACGCTGTGCGACATGACGTTCCCCAACGAGCGCCTGCTGCTGCAGCACGCGGCGCAGCACCTCGCCCCGCACCTCGCCCCGCACCCCGCCCCGCACCGCGGCGCCGACGACGTCGATGACAACA AGTGCCTCTACCCGTGCGTGTTCTCGTCGTGCTCGGCGCGCCTGCCCTCCCCGCGCGCGCACACCGAGCACCTGCTGGCCGCGCACCAGCTGCGCGTGCTCGCCGCGCACGACGCGCGCCCGCCGCGCCGGGGACGCCCGCCCAAG ATGTTGAAAGAAGACCCCTTGGACCTGAAAGACAACACCCAATTTCACGAG GTGACGATAATCAAACATTCGCAGCGGCAGTTGCCCAAACTGAAAGTGCAGAGTTTATTCCAATGA
- the LOC101746902 gene encoding zinc finger protein 84 isoform X1: MDKCGECLIPAEQLFETGKDGVYACFKCQPLVPEVSIGESSTEQHNTSQSTNDEGVDSSLFCGICQKSFQKNAQLQNHLRHHRAERRFVCAFCNKAFSQSNNLRAHLRIHTNERPFKCSECGKAFTQLTNLNNHVRLHTGERPFVCPEPGCDKAYAQVTNLNQHRKRHLSGRPVESTYDCTVCGESFQQRNQMYTHRREVHGELKSPMRVANQRRACTLCDMTFPNERLLLQHAAQHLAPHLAPHPAPHRGADDVDDNKCLYPCVFSSCSARLPSPRAHTEHLLAAHQLRVLAAHDARPPRRGRPPKMLKEDPLDLKDNTQFHEVTIIKHSQRQLPKLKVQSLFQ; the protein is encoded by the exons ATGGATAAATGTGGAGAATGTTTGATACCGGCTGAG CAATTATTCGAGACGGGCAAAGATGGAGTTTATGCATGTTTCAAATGTCAACCCTTAGTACCTGAAGTGTCCATTGGAGAAAGCAGTACAGAACAACACAATACATCACAGTCCACAAATGATGAG GGTGTCGACTCCTCATTGTTCTGTGGTATATGTCAAAAATCGTTTCAGAAGAATGCACAGTTGCAGAACCACTTACGTCACCATCGTGCCGAGAGACGATTCGTCTGTGCCTTCTGTAATAAAG CGTTTTCCCAGTCAAATAATTTGAGGGCGCATCTTCGTATCCACACAAATGAGAGGCCGTTCAAATGTAGCGAATGCGGGAAGGCTTTTACACAG TTAACAAATCTGAATAACCACGTGAGACTTCACACCGGCGAGCGTCCCTTCGTGTGTCCCGAGCCTGGCTGCGATAAAGCGTACGCACAG GTGACGAACTTGAACCAGCATCGGAAACGTCACTTGAGCGGGCGGCCCGTGGAGTCCACGTACGACTGCACCGTGTGCGGCGAGTCCTTCCAGCAACGGAATCAGATGTACACTCACAG ACGTGAAGTTCACGGGGAATTGAAGAGTCCGATGCGCGTCGCCAATCAGCGGCGAGCTTGCACGCTGTGCGACATGACGTTCCCCAACGAGCGCCTGCTGCTGCAGCACGCGGCGCAGCACCTCGCCCCGCACCTCGCCCCGCACCCCGCCCCGCACCGCGGCGCCGACGACGTCGATGACAACA AGTGCCTCTACCCGTGCGTGTTCTCGTCGTGCTCGGCGCGCCTGCCCTCCCCGCGCGCGCACACCGAGCACCTGCTGGCCGCGCACCAGCTGCGCGTGCTCGCCGCGCACGACGCGCGCCCGCCGCGCCGGGGACGCCCGCCCAAG ATGTTGAAAGAAGACCCCTTGGACCTGAAAGACAACACCCAATTTCACGAG GTGACGATAATCAAACATTCGCAGCGGCAGTTGCCCAAACTGAAAGTGCAGAGTTTATTCCAATGA
- the LOC134198659 gene encoding farnesol dehydrogenase-like isoform X5 has product MLKNSIPVILVVYLYNSGYGCRFRYWRCRSPGSGSSWTPGGRIGRKNARGVNCAGILYQGQITGVGDNPLSVNQLVETLDVNLKGSILCARTAVECMKKYDISGHIININSLAGHYVPFSSSMNLYASTKYAITAFTETLSQELAHFSNRIKVTSLSPGLTKTEMAAHMDDGLPGLAQSEVADAVLYVLSTPPHINISELTITSVLEKRI; this is encoded by the exons ATGTTGAAAAATTCCATTCCGGTTATATTagtagtatatttatataatag TGGTTACGGGTGCCGCTTCAGGTATTGGCGCTGCCGTAGCCCAGGCTCTGGATCGAGCTGGACTCCAGGTGGTAGGATTGGACGTAAAAACGCACGTGGAG TAAACTGTGCCGGCATTCTTTACCAAGGACAAATAACAG GCGTTGGAGACAATCCTTTAAGTGTGAATCAGCTTGTCGAAACTTTGGACGTGAACTTGAAAGGGTCTATTTTATGTGCACGGACTGCTGTTGAATGCATGAAGAAATACGACATCAGCGGACACATAATTAACATTAACAG TCTGGCAGGCCATTATGTGCCGTTTTCTTCGTCAATGAACCTCTACGCCAGTACAAAGTACGCGATAACCGCCTTCACGGAGACCCTTTCGCAGGAGTTGGCTCATTTCTCCAACAGGATTAAAGTTACG AGCTTATCGCCAGGGTTGACAAAAACTGAGATGGCAGCGCATATGGATGATGGCCTACCAGGCCTCGCGCAAAGCGAAGTCGCAGATGCGGTCCTGTATGTTTTGTCTACACCACCACATATTAAT ATAAGCGAATTAACAATAACATCAGTGTTGGAGAAGAGAATCTAG
- the LOC134198659 gene encoding farnesol dehydrogenase-like isoform X4 has product MVTGAASGIGAAVAQALDRAGLQVVGLDVKTHVEAKESEIECKGNITSKYCDISKLEDIERVFKWIEDNFGSVYVLVNCAGILYQGQITGVGDNPLSVNQLVETLDVNLKGSILCARTAVECMKKYDISGHIININSLAGHYVPFSSSMNLYASTKYAITAFTETLSQELAHFSNRIKVTSLSPGLTKTEMAAHMDDGLPGLAQSEVADAVLYVLSTPPHINISELTITSVLEKRI; this is encoded by the exons A TGGTTACGGGTGCCGCTTCAGGTATTGGCGCTGCCGTAGCCCAGGCTCTGGATCGAGCTGGACTCCAGGTGGTAGGATTGGACGTAAAAACGCACGTGGAG GCCAAGGAATCCGAAATAGAATGCAAAGGAAACATTACATCCAAATATTGCGACATCTCTAAGCTTGAAGATATTGAAAGGGTTTTCAAATGGATCGAAGATAATTTCGGATCTGTTTATGTTTTAGTAAACTGTGCCGGCATTCTTTACCAAGGACAAATAACAG GCGTTGGAGACAATCCTTTAAGTGTGAATCAGCTTGTCGAAACTTTGGACGTGAACTTGAAAGGGTCTATTTTATGTGCACGGACTGCTGTTGAATGCATGAAGAAATACGACATCAGCGGACACATAATTAACATTAACAG TCTGGCAGGCCATTATGTGCCGTTTTCTTCGTCAATGAACCTCTACGCCAGTACAAAGTACGCGATAACCGCCTTCACGGAGACCCTTTCGCAGGAGTTGGCTCATTTCTCCAACAGGATTAAAGTTACG AGCTTATCGCCAGGGTTGACAAAAACTGAGATGGCAGCGCATATGGATGATGGCCTACCAGGCCTCGCGCAAAGCGAAGTCGCAGATGCGGTCCTGTATGTTTTGTCTACACCACCACATATTAAT ATAAGCGAATTAACAATAACATCAGTGTTGGAGAAGAGAATCTAG
- the LOC134198659 gene encoding farnesol dehydrogenase-like isoform X3, translating into MLVTGAASGIGAAVAQALDRAGLQVVGLDVKTHVEAKESEIECKGNITSKYCDISKLEDIERVFKWIEDNFGSVYVLVNCAGILYQGQITGVGDNPLSVNQLVETLDVNLKGSILCARTAVECMKKYDISGHIININSLAGHYVPFSSSMNLYASTKYAITAFTETLSQELAHFSNRIKVTSLSPGLTKTEMAAHMDDGLPGLAQSEVADAVLYVLSTPPHINISELTITSVLEKRI; encoded by the exons ATGT TGGTTACGGGTGCCGCTTCAGGTATTGGCGCTGCCGTAGCCCAGGCTCTGGATCGAGCTGGACTCCAGGTGGTAGGATTGGACGTAAAAACGCACGTGGAG GCCAAGGAATCCGAAATAGAATGCAAAGGAAACATTACATCCAAATATTGCGACATCTCTAAGCTTGAAGATATTGAAAGGGTTTTCAAATGGATCGAAGATAATTTCGGATCTGTTTATGTTTTAGTAAACTGTGCCGGCATTCTTTACCAAGGACAAATAACAG GCGTTGGAGACAATCCTTTAAGTGTGAATCAGCTTGTCGAAACTTTGGACGTGAACTTGAAAGGGTCTATTTTATGTGCACGGACTGCTGTTGAATGCATGAAGAAATACGACATCAGCGGACACATAATTAACATTAACAG TCTGGCAGGCCATTATGTGCCGTTTTCTTCGTCAATGAACCTCTACGCCAGTACAAAGTACGCGATAACCGCCTTCACGGAGACCCTTTCGCAGGAGTTGGCTCATTTCTCCAACAGGATTAAAGTTACG AGCTTATCGCCAGGGTTGACAAAAACTGAGATGGCAGCGCATATGGATGATGGCCTACCAGGCCTCGCGCAAAGCGAAGTCGCAGATGCGGTCCTGTATGTTTTGTCTACACCACCACATATTAAT ATAAGCGAATTAACAATAACATCAGTGTTGGAGAAGAGAATCTAG
- the LOC134198659 gene encoding farnesol dehydrogenase-like isoform X1: MLHSMDRWGGKLAVVTGAASGIGAAVAQALDRAGLQVVGLDVKTHVEAKESEIECKGNITSKYCDISKLEDIERVFKWIEDNFGSVYVLVNCAGILYQGQITGVGDNPLSVNQLVETLDVNLKGSILCARTAVECMKKYDISGHIININSLAGHYVPFSSSMNLYASTKYAITAFTETLSQELAHFSNRIKVTSLSPGLTKTEMAAHMDDGLPGLAQSEVADAVLYVLSTPPHINISELTITSVLEKRI; this comes from the exons ATGT TGCACTCGATGGATCGTTGGGGTGGTAAACTTGCAGTGGTTACGGGTGCCGCTTCAGGTATTGGCGCTGCCGTAGCCCAGGCTCTGGATCGAGCTGGACTCCAGGTGGTAGGATTGGACGTAAAAACGCACGTGGAG GCCAAGGAATCCGAAATAGAATGCAAAGGAAACATTACATCCAAATATTGCGACATCTCTAAGCTTGAAGATATTGAAAGGGTTTTCAAATGGATCGAAGATAATTTCGGATCTGTTTATGTTTTAGTAAACTGTGCCGGCATTCTTTACCAAGGACAAATAACAG GCGTTGGAGACAATCCTTTAAGTGTGAATCAGCTTGTCGAAACTTTGGACGTGAACTTGAAAGGGTCTATTTTATGTGCACGGACTGCTGTTGAATGCATGAAGAAATACGACATCAGCGGACACATAATTAACATTAACAG TCTGGCAGGCCATTATGTGCCGTTTTCTTCGTCAATGAACCTCTACGCCAGTACAAAGTACGCGATAACCGCCTTCACGGAGACCCTTTCGCAGGAGTTGGCTCATTTCTCCAACAGGATTAAAGTTACG AGCTTATCGCCAGGGTTGACAAAAACTGAGATGGCAGCGCATATGGATGATGGCCTACCAGGCCTCGCGCAAAGCGAAGTCGCAGATGCGGTCCTGTATGTTTTGTCTACACCACCACATATTAAT ATAAGCGAATTAACAATAACATCAGTGTTGGAGAAGAGAATCTAG
- the LOC134198659 gene encoding farnesol dehydrogenase-like isoform X2 → MDRWGGKLAVVTGAASGIGAAVAQALDRAGLQVVGLDVKTHVEAKESEIECKGNITSKYCDISKLEDIERVFKWIEDNFGSVYVLVNCAGILYQGQITGVGDNPLSVNQLVETLDVNLKGSILCARTAVECMKKYDISGHIININSLAGHYVPFSSSMNLYASTKYAITAFTETLSQELAHFSNRIKVTSLSPGLTKTEMAAHMDDGLPGLAQSEVADAVLYVLSTPPHINISELTITSVLEKRI, encoded by the exons ATGGATCGTTGGGGTGGTAAACTTGCAGTGGTTACGGGTGCCGCTTCAGGTATTGGCGCTGCCGTAGCCCAGGCTCTGGATCGAGCTGGACTCCAGGTGGTAGGATTGGACGTAAAAACGCACGTGGAG GCCAAGGAATCCGAAATAGAATGCAAAGGAAACATTACATCCAAATATTGCGACATCTCTAAGCTTGAAGATATTGAAAGGGTTTTCAAATGGATCGAAGATAATTTCGGATCTGTTTATGTTTTAGTAAACTGTGCCGGCATTCTTTACCAAGGACAAATAACAG GCGTTGGAGACAATCCTTTAAGTGTGAATCAGCTTGTCGAAACTTTGGACGTGAACTTGAAAGGGTCTATTTTATGTGCACGGACTGCTGTTGAATGCATGAAGAAATACGACATCAGCGGACACATAATTAACATTAACAG TCTGGCAGGCCATTATGTGCCGTTTTCTTCGTCAATGAACCTCTACGCCAGTACAAAGTACGCGATAACCGCCTTCACGGAGACCCTTTCGCAGGAGTTGGCTCATTTCTCCAACAGGATTAAAGTTACG AGCTTATCGCCAGGGTTGACAAAAACTGAGATGGCAGCGCATATGGATGATGGCCTACCAGGCCTCGCGCAAAGCGAAGTCGCAGATGCGGTCCTGTATGTTTTGTCTACACCACCACATATTAAT ATAAGCGAATTAACAATAACATCAGTGTTGGAGAAGAGAATCTAG
- the LOC134198659 gene encoding farnesol dehydrogenase-like isoform X6: protein MAKESEIECKGNITSKYCDISKLEDIERVFKWIEDNFGSVYVLVNCAGILYQGQITGVGDNPLSVNQLVETLDVNLKGSILCARTAVECMKKYDISGHIININSLAGHYVPFSSSMNLYASTKYAITAFTETLSQELAHFSNRIKVTSLSPGLTKTEMAAHMDDGLPGLAQSEVADAVLYVLSTPPHINISELTITSVLEKRI, encoded by the exons ATG GCCAAGGAATCCGAAATAGAATGCAAAGGAAACATTACATCCAAATATTGCGACATCTCTAAGCTTGAAGATATTGAAAGGGTTTTCAAATGGATCGAAGATAATTTCGGATCTGTTTATGTTTTAGTAAACTGTGCCGGCATTCTTTACCAAGGACAAATAACAG GCGTTGGAGACAATCCTTTAAGTGTGAATCAGCTTGTCGAAACTTTGGACGTGAACTTGAAAGGGTCTATTTTATGTGCACGGACTGCTGTTGAATGCATGAAGAAATACGACATCAGCGGACACATAATTAACATTAACAG TCTGGCAGGCCATTATGTGCCGTTTTCTTCGTCAATGAACCTCTACGCCAGTACAAAGTACGCGATAACCGCCTTCACGGAGACCCTTTCGCAGGAGTTGGCTCATTTCTCCAACAGGATTAAAGTTACG AGCTTATCGCCAGGGTTGACAAAAACTGAGATGGCAGCGCATATGGATGATGGCCTACCAGGCCTCGCGCAAAGCGAAGTCGCAGATGCGGTCCTGTATGTTTTGTCTACACCACCACATATTAAT ATAAGCGAATTAACAATAACATCAGTGTTGGAGAAGAGAATCTAG
- the LOC101741066 gene encoding farnesol dehydrogenase, whose product MQRWQGKTAVISGASAGIGAAICVVLADAGMRVVGLARRPQLVDQLQSQVRGNGSIHSRRCDVSNSDDVAATFKWIDEQFGNIHALVNNAGIFPKGHITEIGDNILSEETLMSVVDINLKGPVMCARHAVASMKRASFDGHIININSIAGHYVPFADMFNVYPGTKHAITAFTETLANELAYFNSKIKITSLSPGLVDTDMAPRVDGELSFAALSPQDVAEAVLYVLSTPPHVNIKELTITPVSEKRL is encoded by the exons ATGCAACGTTGGCAAGGCAAGACTGCTGTGATCAGTGGAGCTAGTGCCGGCATTGGCGCCGCCATCTGCGTGGTGTTGGCGGACGCGGGAATGAGGGTCGTCGGCCTAGCGAGGAGACCACAGCTAGTTGAC CAATTACAGTCTCAAGTGAGAGGCAACGGTTCGATACACTCGAGGCGATGCGACGTATCGAATTCCGATGATGTGGCAGCGACATTCAAATGGATCGATGAACAGTTTGGTAACATTCACGCTCTGGTCAACAACGCTGGGATATTTCCAAAGGGACATATCACTG AAATAGGTGATAACATTCTTTCTGAAGAAACGTTGATGTCAGTAGTGGATATTAATCTAAAAGGACCAGTGATGTGTGCGCGACATGCAGTCGCTTCTATGAAGAGGGCTAGCTTTGATGGacatattattaatatcaaCAG TATCGCTGGTCACTATGTTCCGTTTGCAGACATGTTCAACGTATATCCGGGAACAAAGCACGCTATCACCGCTTTCACAGAGACCTTAGCCAATGAGCTAGCGTACTTCAATAGTAAAATCAAAATAACG AGTTTGTCGCCGGGCCTGGTGGATACAGATATGGCTCCTCGCGTGGATGGAGAGCTTTCTTTTGCAGCACTATCGCCTCAGGACGTTGCCGAAGCTGTTCTCTATGTATTGTCCACGCCCCCTCATGTTAAT